The sequence below is a genomic window from Methanocellales archaeon.
TCTTGTCAATTTGGCAAAGGGGAAGATAGGAGAAGATAATTCTTCTTTGCTTGGTTCTTTGATTATTACAAAGCTCCAACTCGCTGCAATGAGCAGAATTAACATCCCAGAAGAACAAAGAAAGGATTTCTACCTTTTTGTTGACGAGTTCCAAAACTTTGTGAGCACAGAGACATTTGGGGATATTCTCTCAGAATCAAGGAAATATAGGCTATGTCTGGCTTTAGCCCATCAATACATCGATCAATTGGACGAAGAGCTGAGAAAAGCTATATTTGGAAATGTAGGAACTATCATAGCCTTCCTTATCGGAGCAGAAAATGGGGAATTCTTAAGAAAGGAATTCTATCCAGAATTTGACCGTGAGGACTTAATAAACCACGATAAATATCATGTTTATCTAAAGCTTGCCATAGATGGAAAGACCTCAAAGCCTTTTTCTGCGTTGACTCTTCCACCTTTCTATAGTTTCAAATTTCAAGGAAATAAAGATAAGATACTAAAAGTCTCTAGGCAGGGATATTCGGTACTGAAAGTAAAAACAGAGGAAAAAATATAAGATTGAGCCTAAGTTAAATAAATATACATTGAAAGGAATGAAAGTATAATTATCTTTTTTCTTATTAATTACTCAAAATTTGCGTATTTCTCAAATTTCCCCTCTTTAATTACTCCTTTTACAATGATTTGATTATTAAAGATTACCATATCTGCGGTGTATCCTATCTTAATTTTACCCAGTCTATCTTGGATACCTAAAAATTCTGCTGGATATGTAGAAGCCATCCTGAGTGCTTCATCCTTTGAGATGCCGACTTTTTGAATGCAATTCCTAACAGCTGTCGCCATATCTAAAGCTGAACCAGCAAGCGTTCCGTCTTTTGTGACGCACTTGCCATTAGAATAAGAAACCTCCAGAGTTCCTATCTTAAAGGTAGTAGTAGGCTTTCCAACGGGTGGCATAGCGTCAGTAACAAGAATTAATTTTTCTTGCTTGATTTTTTTAGCGACCCTAACTGAAGCGAAATGTACATGCATGCCATCAGCAATTATTCCAGCCCAAATCTTATCTGTATCAAAAACAGCCCCTAAAACACCTGGTTCTCTGCCTACAAATTGACTCATTGCATTAAATAAATGTGTAGCGGAAGATATTCCCCATTTAAAAGACTTTTTTGTTTGTTCATATGTGGCATCAGTGTGTCCAGCGGATACTATGATATTCTTCTTTCTTAGCTTCTCGATGTGTGCTTCTTCTACAAGCTCGGGTGCTAATGTCCAAAGTTTTATAACCCCTTCATCTTTAATAAAAACATCCAGTTCTTCATCAGATATTTGTTGGATAAATCTTTTATCGTGTACTCCGGCTTTGTTTTCATTTATATATGGCCCCTCAATGTGTAAGCCAATAACCCCATATTTGCGGTTTTCTATACATCTTTTTATTACTTCTATAGCTTGCAGCATCTTCTCGGTGGACACAGTAAAAATAGTAGGTAAAAAACTTGTAGTACCAAAACGTTTATGTGCTTCATAAATCGATGAAATACATTCCTCAGTAGGATTTTCATTAAAAAGACATCCGCCGCCTCCATTTACTTGGACATCTATAAACCCAGGAGCTATTGATAGACCATTCAAATCAATCGCTTCTAACTCTTTAGGTATTTTTGAAAGCTCCACTATTTCTTTTATTTTATTGCCTTCAATAATTATGGCCTTATCATATATGATATTTTTACCTGTGTATATATCACAGTTGACTAATGCGTATT
It includes:
- the nagA gene encoding N-acetylglucosamine-6-phosphate deacetylase, translated to MEVDYKMKYALVNCDIYTGKNIIYDKAIIIEGNKIKEIVELSKIPKELEAIDLNGLSIAPGFIDVQVNGGGGCLFNENPTEECISSIYEAHKRFGTTSFLPTIFTVSTEKMLQAIEVIKRCIENRKYGVIGLHIEGPYINENKAGVHDKRFIQQISDEELDVFIKDEGVIKLWTLAPELVEEAHIEKLRKKNIIVSAGHTDATYEQTKKSFKWGISSATHLFNAMSQFVGREPGVLGAVFDTDKIWAGIIADGMHVHFASVRVAKKIKQEKLILVTDAMPPVGKPTTTFKIGTLEVSYSNGKCVTKDGTLAGSALDMATAVRNCIQKVGISKDEALRMASTYPAEFLGIQDRLGKIKIGYTADMVIFNNQIIVKGVIKEGKFEKYANFE